A window of Sphingobacteriales bacterium contains these coding sequences:
- a CDS encoding acyltransferase, with amino-acid sequence MNATKTHFHTFDALRFFSFLIVFLHHSPFEKPAIVSFFTKSGGIGVLFFFVLSGFLITYLLLHEKMSAGTLSFKNFFIRRLLRIWPLFYAMILFAFLTPFFLSMLKLGFSGSGYQPDWLMSALFLENYKMMLTGDTPNVSPLTVMWSLDVEEHFYILWGLCLFMLPVRKIPYLIGVSVVLANLTRIIYFNHEIKALDLFSNLDFFAFGGLVAWLLLYKNEVIQRLGIISKKRKNLIIFGIIFLVVLNPHIHSDYVNLISLPIFAVLFSFIIAFTLCENNILYISDKNIFSRLGIYTYGLYLIHTIVINFVIRISEVLPFTLNWLSGGLLALLLTILLSMLTYHLFEKQFLKLKRYFYR; translated from the coding sequence ATGAACGCAACAAAAACTCATTTTCATACTTTCGATGCGCTTCGTTTTTTTTCTTTCCTGATTGTTTTTCTGCACCATTCACCTTTTGAAAAACCTGCCATTGTTAGTTTTTTTACCAAAAGCGGTGGCATTGGCGTTTTATTTTTCTTTGTGCTGAGTGGTTTTTTAATCACTTACCTGCTCCTGCATGAGAAAATGAGTGCCGGAACTCTTTCTTTTAAAAACTTTTTCATTCGCAGACTTTTGAGAATATGGCCTTTGTTTTATGCCATGATCCTCTTTGCCTTTCTGACTCCTTTTTTTCTGAGTATGCTGAAGCTTGGGTTTTCGGGCAGCGGCTATCAGCCCGACTGGTTGATGTCGGCTCTTTTTCTGGAAAATTATAAGATGATGTTAACGGGAGACACACCGAATGTTTCACCCCTCACTGTGATGTGGAGCCTCGATGTGGAAGAGCATTTTTACATACTTTGGGGCTTATGCCTTTTTATGTTGCCGGTTCGGAAAATTCCTTATCTCATTGGTGTTTCAGTAGTATTGGCAAATCTGACCAGAATAATATATTTTAACCACGAAATTAAAGCCCTCGATTTGTTTTCAAATCTCGATTTTTTTGCTTTTGGCGGTTTGGTTGCCTGGTTGCTCCTGTATAAAAATGAGGTTATTCAACGACTTGGTATCATTTCAAAGAAGCGTAAAAACCTGATTATCTTTGGTATAATTTTTCTTGTCGTTCTGAATCCGCACATTCATTCTGATTACGTTAACCTGATAAGCTTACCCATATTTGCCGTATTGTTTTCTTTTATCATAGCATTTACACTTTGTGAAAATAACATACTGTATATCAGTGATAAAAACATCTTTAGCCGACTTGGGATATACACCTACGGACTATACCTGATTCATACCATTGTCATCAATTTTGTGATCCGCATATCAGAAGTTTTGCCTTTTACACTTAACTGGCTGAGTGGGGGATTGCTGGCACTGTTGCTTACCATCCTGTTGAGTATGCTTACATATCATTTGTTTGAAAAACAATTTCTAAAGCTTAAAAGATATTTTTATCGTTAA
- a CDS encoding AhpC/TSA family protein codes for MKKFIILSLLIMSIFFSCQKQKIAVLQGKIIMPAEESLMLKNTEDEEAVADTVVIDKDGNYSFSLKLDKPTFYQLRVSSDLILDVFLTPGDELTLNIDMTKPYDQIKFTGTGEKLNNFMLERFMADKYQMPPKMYLFRLPEGAFSRTMDSMLDARRKDLQDFTSSLQKELKSSAQKKSLEYFKKIYETNLLFDYAYTFLVYLNNYGYLIQQPDYTFSPEFDNYLKNVNLNDENNISSKSFRRFISRYISSLVDPAYEKDTIAQQSETGYSTMRYQKAAEILKPGKAREFALYEIMLEQVNYYGVKNIDKLMSMFRKDCHNQNYLKSIEEKIKLWDKIAPGKDAPVFSYPDENGKMYSLADFKGKLVYLDVWATWCGPCVGEIPHFEKLAKEYTGKNIIFLQISVDDNENDWRNFKKIMADNVIQLYAGGWQSKIADDYLIKSIPRFILIDQDGKIIDNNASRPSDLKTRALINEHLSVIN; via the coding sequence ATGAAAAAATTCATTATTTTATCATTGCTCATCATGAGCATTTTCTTTTCCTGCCAAAAACAAAAAATCGCTGTTTTGCAGGGAAAAATCATCATGCCGGCAGAGGAATCTCTCATGCTGAAGAATACTGAGGATGAGGAAGCCGTAGCAGATACAGTTGTAATTGACAAGGATGGAAATTATTCTTTCAGTCTGAAACTGGATAAACCAACCTTTTATCAGTTGCGTGTCAGCAGCGATCTGATTCTGGATGTTTTTCTGACACCCGGAGATGAGCTTACCCTCAATATCGACATGACCAAACCCTATGACCAGATTAAATTTACCGGAACCGGAGAAAAACTAAATAACTTTATGTTGGAAAGGTTTATGGCCGACAAATATCAGATGCCTCCGAAGATGTACCTGTTCCGCCTCCCGGAAGGTGCATTCAGCCGCACCATGGATTCCATGCTCGATGCACGCAGAAAAGACCTTCAGGATTTCACTTCTTCTCTGCAAAAAGAACTTAAAAGTTCAGCGCAGAAAAAATCACTTGAGTATTTCAAAAAAATATACGAGACCAATCTTTTGTTTGATTATGCCTACACTTTCCTTGTTTACCTGAATAATTACGGCTATCTGATTCAGCAACCCGACTATACTTTTTCTCCGGAATTTGACAATTACCTGAAAAACGTTAACCTGAACGATGAAAACAATATTTCATCAAAAAGTTTCAGAAGGTTTATCAGCCGTTACATCAGTTCACTGGTGGACCCTGCTTATGAGAAAGACACCATCGCCCAACAATCCGAAACAGGCTATTCTACTATGCGTTATCAGAAAGCAGCTGAAATACTCAAACCGGGAAAAGCCAGAGAGTTTGCACTGTATGAAATAATGCTCGAACAAGTCAATTATTATGGTGTAAAAAATATTGACAAACTCATGAGCATGTTCAGGAAAGACTGCCACAACCAGAATTATCTTAAAAGTATTGAAGAGAAGATTAAGCTTTGGGATAAAATAGCTCCCGGCAAAGATGCTCCGGTGTTTTCTTATCCTGACGAAAACGGTAAAATGTATTCTCTGGCTGATTTTAAAGGTAAGTTGGTCTATTTGGATGTCTGGGCTACCTGGTGCGGGCCTTGTGTCGGGGAAATACCTCATTTTGAAAAATTAGCAAAAGAATATACCGGAAAAAACATCATCTTTCTTCAGATTTCTGTGGATGACAATGAAAACGATTGGCGGAATTTTAAGAAGATAATGGCAGATAATGTTATTCAGTTATATGCCGGAGGGTGGCAAAGCAAAATTGCCGATGATTATCTGATTAAATCCATACCACGTTTTATTTTGATTGATCAGGACGGAAAAATCATCGACAACAATGCCTCACGCCCTTCAGATTTAAAAACCCGGGCTTTAATCAATGAACATTTGTCAGTAATCAACTGA
- a CDS encoding flavodoxin, translated as MKKIALIYSFNTTKTRKTAEKIAAEFGEELIDHLNAEEIRGDVFMKYNFLILGVPTWFDGELPNYWDEFVPELEDLDLRGKKIALFGLGDQVNYSENFGDGMGILGEILENCGAQLVGFTSSVDYEFEGSRALWGDLFCGLMIDQDNQAKLTPQRIKNWVQQIRKEFNI; from the coding sequence ATGAAAAAAATAGCACTGATATACAGTTTCAATACCACCAAAACCCGAAAAACAGCAGAAAAAATTGCAGCTGAATTTGGGGAGGAACTGATTGACCATCTGAATGCTGAGGAAATCAGGGGGGATGTGTTTATGAAATATAATTTCCTGATTCTTGGTGTCCCAACATGGTTTGACGGAGAATTGCCAAATTACTGGGATGAATTTGTTCCTGAACTTGAAGATCTTGATTTGAGAGGAAAAAAAATCGCCTTGTTTGGACTGGGGGATCAGGTTAACTACAGTGAGAATTTCGGAGATGGTATGGGAATTCTTGGTGAAATACTGGAAAATTGTGGCGCTCAACTGGTTGGTTTTACCTCTTCAGTTGATTATGAGTTCGAAGGATCACGGGCGTTATGGGGCGACCTCTTTTGCGGACTGATGATCGATCAGGACAATCAGGCAAAACTGACACCCCAGAGAATAAAGAATTGGGTTCAGCAAATCAGGAAGGAATTTAATATTTAA
- a CDS encoding 2-oxo acid dehydrogenase subunit E2: protein MSKFEIKLPKLGESIEEATILKWHIKEGDLIEEDSPVVDLATDKVDSEIPSPVSGKVEKILFQEGDLVAVGKTIAIINLNPEQVEDSGNIGEINPSEKTEESAVNQNTVKKPTDFHGRFYSPLVRTIAYKENISIEELDSLEGSGKDGRVRKQDVLDYLKNRQSKPAPMPPAIEKVNIPVAEGDQIVPMSRMRKLIAGHMVMSEATSVHVTAVVEADVSRIVRWREQNKEAFEKKYGEKLTYMPFFTEAAALALREFPQVNASTDGENIILRKQVNISIAVALPDWNLIVPVIKNADMKNLAGLASEINRLANAARQNKLQPDEIQGGTFSITNFGTFKNLFGTPIINQPQVAILATGSIVKRPVVIESPEGDTIAIRHMMYLALSYDHRIVDGALGGAFLRRIADLLENFDTNRSI from the coding sequence ATGTCAAAATTTGAAATAAAACTCCCTAAACTTGGCGAAAGCATTGAGGAAGCAACCATACTGAAATGGCATATAAAAGAAGGGGATTTGATTGAAGAAGATAGTCCGGTTGTCGATCTGGCTACCGACAAGGTTGACTCTGAGATCCCCTCCCCAGTAAGTGGAAAAGTCGAAAAAATCCTCTTTCAGGAAGGAGACCTGGTTGCGGTTGGAAAAACTATCGCCATTATCAATCTGAATCCGGAACAAGTTGAAGATTCAGGAAATATTGGAGAAATTAATCCGTCTGAAAAAACGGAGGAATCTGCTGTAAATCAGAATACTGTAAAAAAACCCACAGATTTTCATGGCAGATTTTATTCTCCTTTGGTTAGAACGATAGCCTATAAGGAAAATATAAGTATCGAGGAACTCGATAGTCTTGAAGGCTCAGGAAAGGATGGAAGGGTGCGCAAACAGGATGTTCTGGATTATCTTAAAAACAGGCAATCTAAACCCGCCCCGATGCCACCTGCCATTGAAAAAGTAAACATTCCGGTTGCCGAAGGCGATCAGATTGTTCCCATGAGTCGTATGAGAAAACTGATAGCCGGCCACATGGTCATGTCGGAAGCAACCTCCGTTCATGTTACTGCTGTAGTGGAAGCAGATGTCAGCCGTATTGTCAGATGGCGGGAGCAAAACAAGGAAGCCTTTGAAAAGAAATATGGCGAAAAACTCACTTACATGCCTTTCTTTACCGAAGCAGCAGCCCTTGCCCTGCGTGAATTTCCACAAGTGAATGCATCGACTGACGGAGAAAATATCATTCTTCGCAAACAGGTGAACATCAGCATTGCCGTTGCCCTTCCCGACTGGAATCTGATTGTTCCTGTCATTAAAAATGCAGACATGAAAAATCTGGCAGGATTAGCCAGCGAAATCAACCGTCTGGCAAATGCAGCACGCCAAAACAAACTTCAGCCGGATGAAATTCAGGGAGGCACCTTCAGCATCACCAATTTTGGCACATTTAAAAATCTTTTCGGAACACCAATTATCAATCAGCCTCAGGTAGCCATTCTTGCCACAGGAAGTATTGTCAAACGCCCGGTAGTTATTGAATCCCCCGAAGGTGATACTATAGCCATACGCCACATGATGTATCTGGCACTGAGTTACGATCACCGTATTGTTGACGGAGCACTTGGCGGAGCTTTCCTGAGGAGAATTGCCGACCTGCTCGAAAATTTTGATACTAACAGAAGCATATAA
- a CDS encoding 2-oxoisovalerate dehydrogenase, giving the protein MSIKKKPNYIVPKIFSIKTTPDETLKKWLYLMTLGRLIDDRAPNYLKQAIGWSYHAPYAGHDGIQLAIGQVFDRQTDHLFPYYRDMLTAISAGLTAEEIILNGISKAADPASGGRHMSNHFAKPEWNIHNVSSCTGNHTQIAAGLGRAMKYYGAKGVVISSQGESSVSEGYVYEAINGASNEKLPVIFVFQDNGYGISVPKADQTANRKVANNFSGFKNLRIIHCNGKDVFDSMNAMTEAKKHVLEYGEPVIVQANCIRIHSHSNSDRHELYRDDYELNYVTQYDPLGKFRRMLLRYSRMSEEEITEIENKAKDDVKAAHKIAMASPDPSPESIHQYVVPEAYVSEKYPEGLHQFTGNNKKLIEALNETLKAEFKLNPDTFLYGQDIANKDKGGIFNVSKGLQKEFGKSRIFNAPIAEDYIVGTANGMSRYSQKIRVVIEGAEFADYFWPAMEQLLELSHDYWRSNGKFSPNIVIRLASGGYIGGGLYHSQTIEATLTTLPGLRVVYPSFADDAAGLLRTAIRSKGVTLFLEPKALYNAPKAATAVPDDFEVPFGKARIRREGSDLSIITYGNTTHFSLEAAEIIKKEMNAEAEVLDLRSLNPLDEESILASVKKTGKVLIVHEDKVFGGFGGEVAALISDKAFEYLDGPVRRVGSTFTPVGFNRILEAAILPDTKKILHAAKELLAY; this is encoded by the coding sequence ATGTCAATAAAAAAGAAACCAAATTATATAGTCCCGAAGATTTTTTCGATAAAAACTACACCGGATGAAACGCTAAAAAAGTGGTTGTATCTGATGACTCTCGGACGGCTGATAGACGATCGAGCCCCGAATTACCTCAAACAAGCCATAGGTTGGAGCTACCATGCACCCTATGCCGGACATGATGGCATCCAGCTGGCCATCGGACAGGTTTTTGACAGACAAACCGACCATCTGTTTCCTTATTATCGTGATATGCTGACAGCCATTTCGGCAGGATTGACGGCAGAAGAAATCATCCTTAACGGTATATCAAAAGCAGCAGATCCTGCAAGCGGAGGCCGCCATATGTCGAACCATTTTGCGAAGCCGGAATGGAATATTCACAATGTTTCATCATGTACCGGAAATCACACACAGATAGCTGCAGGGTTAGGAAGGGCAATGAAATATTACGGAGCTAAAGGAGTAGTCATTTCGAGCCAGGGCGAAAGCTCCGTCTCGGAAGGTTATGTATATGAAGCTATCAACGGAGCAAGCAACGAAAAACTACCGGTTATTTTTGTTTTTCAGGACAATGGATACGGTATTTCAGTTCCTAAAGCCGACCAGACTGCCAACCGCAAAGTAGCCAATAACTTCAGTGGGTTTAAAAATCTCAGGATTATCCACTGTAACGGAAAAGACGTGTTTGATTCCATGAATGCGATGACAGAAGCAAAAAAACATGTCTTGGAATACGGAGAGCCGGTGATAGTTCAGGCAAACTGCATCAGGATTCACAGTCATTCCAATTCCGACAGACATGAACTCTATCGTGATGATTATGAACTGAACTATGTTACTCAATATGATCCGTTAGGTAAATTCAGGCGTATGTTACTTCGCTACAGCAGGATGTCAGAGGAAGAAATCACTGAAATAGAAAACAAGGCAAAAGATGACGTTAAGGCCGCACATAAAATTGCTATGGCTTCACCCGATCCTTCCCCTGAATCCATTCATCAATACGTAGTCCCTGAAGCCTATGTTTCAGAAAAATATCCCGAAGGGTTACATCAGTTTACAGGCAACAATAAAAAACTGATAGAAGCCCTGAATGAAACTCTGAAAGCAGAATTTAAACTTAACCCTGACACCTTTTTGTATGGACAGGATATAGCCAATAAAGACAAAGGAGGTATTTTCAATGTTTCAAAAGGACTTCAGAAAGAATTTGGCAAGTCAAGAATATTTAATGCACCAATAGCAGAAGATTATATTGTCGGAACAGCCAACGGGATGAGCCGTTACAGTCAGAAAATCAGGGTTGTCATAGAAGGAGCAGAATTTGCCGATTATTTCTGGCCGGCCATGGAGCAACTACTTGAACTCAGCCATGATTACTGGAGAAGTAACGGAAAATTTTCACCCAATATAGTCATCAGGCTTGCTTCGGGTGGATATATCGGTGGTGGGTTGTACCACAGCCAGACCATTGAAGCAACTTTGACTACACTCCCGGGCCTCCGGGTCGTTTATCCTTCCTTTGCCGATGATGCAGCAGGTTTGCTCAGGACAGCCATACGTTCAAAGGGTGTTACCCTCTTTCTTGAGCCTAAAGCTTTATATAATGCACCAAAGGCTGCAACAGCTGTACCCGATGATTTTGAAGTACCTTTTGGAAAAGCAAGAATAAGAAGGGAAGGAAGCGATTTAAGTATCATCACCTATGGTAACACAACGCATTTCAGCCTGGAGGCAGCAGAAATAATTAAGAAAGAAATGAATGCAGAAGCAGAAGTACTCGATCTGAGAAGCCTTAATCCGCTTGACGAAGAAAGTATTCTGGCATCTGTAAAAAAAACCGGAAAAGTATTGATTGTGCATGAAGACAAGGTTTTCGGAGGATTTGGCGGTGAGGTAGCAGCACTCATCAGTGATAAGGCTTTTGAATATCTGGATGGTCCAGTCAGGCGGGTAGGCAGCACCTTTACGCCTGTCGGTTTTAACCGGATTCTGGAAGCCGCCATTTTACCTGACACCAAAAAAATCCTGCATGCAGCTAAAGAATTATTGGCTTATTAA